In Archangium lipolyticum, the DNA window AGCGCATCGTGCTCGTCAAGGCGCGCGACCTGTCCATGGCCGGCCTGTTCCTGCATGGCCACCCCCCGGACACCACCCGGCAGCTCACCCTCACGCTCCCGCTGCCCGGCATCGGGGACATCCCCGCCACGTGCACCATCGTCCGCCGCGAGGCGCAGGGCGTGGCGCTCGAGTTCGAGGATATGGACTGGGATTACTTCCTGCTGCTGGCGCGCTACCTCCACCCGCGCCTGCCCTGAGCCGGCTCAGGCCACCTTGCGCAGCCGCTCCACCAGCGCCATCAGCTCCGCGCCCTTGAAGGGCTTCTGGATGTAGCCGTCCGCGCCCGCCAGCGTGGCGCTCTCCATGTCCGACTTCTTGGACTTGGCGGTGAGCATGTAGACGGGCACCTTCGACGTCGTCGGATCGCTCTTGAGCATCCGGCACACCGAGATGCCGTCCAGCTGCGGCAGCACCACGTCCATCAGCACCAGCTGGAAGGGACGGCTCTTGGCCAGCTTCAGGCCCTCGACGCCATTGGCCGCGCACACCACTTCCACGGCCCCGTCGCTCAGCATGGAACGCACGAGCTCCCGGATGACGGGCTCGTCCTCGACCAGGAGGATGTGGAAGGGTTTCTGCGGATTGGCGACCATGGGACTCACTCGTATGCGAGCGCCTCTACCACATTCAGGGTGGCGGCACGGCGCGCAGGATACAGCCCGGCCAGGATGGCGCACAGGGTGGAAGCGACCCCCATCGTCACGGCCAGGCGGACGGGAAAAATGTACGAAAAGCTCCATCCGGTGGCCTGACTGCCAATCACCTGGGTGATGAGGACGCCCATCCAGAGGCCCGCCAGCGCTCCGATGAGCCCTCCTGACAGGCCGATGAAGGCAGCCTCCGCCACGAAGAGTCGGACGATGTGGGACCGGGCCGCGCCCACCGCCCGCAGCAGGCCGATCTCCCGGGTCCGGTCCAGCACCGCCGCCAGCAGCGTGTTCACCACGCCCAGCAGCGCCAGCAGCACCGCCACCGCCTCCATGGCGTAGGAGATGGCGAAGGCATCGTCGATCAGCGCGGTGGCCTCCTCGCGCAGGTCGGCGTTGCTCAACACGTAGAGCTGGTGGCGCTCCCCCCACCGCTCGGTGATGGCGTGGCGGAGCGCGTCCAGCTTCGAGCGGTCCGACAGGTACAGCTCGAAGGTGTCCACCCGGTCGTCCTGGAAGTGCGCCTGGTACACCTCGCGGGACAGGAAGACGACGCCCTGGTCCGAGGTGTAGTCCACCACCACGGCCCCCACCGTATAGGTGCGCGCACCGGTGGGCGTGGACATCTCGAAGGTGCTCCCCACGTGCAGGTCGCGCCGGCGCGAGAGGTTCTCCGAGATGATGACCCGCCCGGCCAGCCGCTCCTCGCGCGTGGGCAGGCGTCCCTCCAGCAGCTCGGGCCGCCCGTACTGCTCGTAGATCTCGGGGATGAGGGAGATGACGTAGGCACGCAGGCCGAGCACGTCATGGGGCAGCACGCGGACCAGGTCCACCTGGGCCACCCCGGGCAGCGCCGCGAGCGGCTCCGCCAGGTCCGGCGCCATGGGCTGGTTGCGGCTGCCAGCGGTGCGGGCCCCGGAGGTGAGGAAGAGATCGGCCGGCACCGACTGCTCCAGCCACCGGTGCGAGGAGGCCTGGAACGAGCCCACGAAGCCGGAGAGGCACACGGACATGGCCACGCCGATGGCCAGCGCGGACACCGGCACCGCCGTGCGGCCGGGCGCGCGCGCGAAGTTGTCCGCCGCCAGCCGGCCACTCACGCCCAGCAATGCCTCGCCCGGGCGCTGGTACACACGCCACAGCACGCGCAGCACCAGCGGGGCCAGCAGCGTCGTCCCCATCAGCACGAGGAAGACCGAGAGGTAGCCCCCCACGGGCAGGTTCTCCAGGGGCGGCGGCAGCCACGAGGCCGGGTAGACGAGCAGCAGGCACCCCACCCCGAGCACCGTGGGCAACGAGCGCGCGCGCACCTCCGCGCCCTGGGCCGCATCCCGGCGCAGCGCCTCCACGGGCGCCACGCTCGACGCCACCACCGCCGGGCGCAAGGCCGCGAAGCCACTGCCCAGCACCCCGAGCGCCACGCCCAGCCCCAGCTCCAGCGGGCCCACCGTCACGTCCCTCGCGTTCACCTGCACGTAGAGGCTCGAGATGGCGCTGGATACCCAGCCGATGGCGAGCCGGCCCACGAGCACGCCCAGCGGCAGCCCCAGCACCGTGCCCACCCCACCCAGCACCAGCGACTCCAGCGTGAAGAGGGCGCGGATGCGCAGGCGCGTGGCCCCCAGCGCGCGCAGCGTCCCGATCTCCCTGCGCCGCTGCACCACGCTGATGGCGATGGTGTTGTAGACGAGGAACACCCCCACCAGCAGCGCCACCCCGGAGCCCAGGTTCAGCCCCATCTGGAAGCTGCGCACCATGGTGGCCACCGAGCCGCCCCGGCGCGACGGGCGCTCCACCTCGAAGGCGCCTCCCAGGGCCGCCCGCAGCGCCGCCTGCACCGCCTCCACGCCCAC includes these proteins:
- a CDS encoding PilZ domain-containing protein, whose product is MTPSTTPARPPERYHPRVEANWMVKVHLGERIVLVKARDLSMAGLFLHGHPPDTTRQLTLTLPLPGIGDIPATCTIVRREAQGVALEFEDMDWDYFLLLARYLHPRLP
- a CDS encoding response regulator, whose product is MVANPQKPFHILLVEDEPVIRELVRSMLSDGAVEVVCAANGVEGLKLAKSRPFQLVLMDVVLPQLDGISVCRMLKSDPTTSKVPVYMLTAKSKKSDMESATLAGADGYIQKPFKGAELMALVERLRKVA
- a CDS encoding ABC transporter permease; its protein translation is MLALLRLVSLRHILGAPLRTGLTVLGVAVGVATMVGVMSINGSVLEAFRSTVDAIAGKADLTVAGAQVGFDESVLERVRAVPGVAHASGSMTTIAPVKGAPGERFYVMGVDLLDDGHFRTYEGVDRELGVLSDDLEFLNSTDRMLVSERFAREHGLKVGDGFQLITGNGPQDFVVHALIREAGPVKAFGGSVGVMDVASAQAAFGRERMLDRIDVAVDPAVGVEAVQAALRAALGGAFEVERPSRRGGSVATMVRSFQMGLNLGSGVALLVGVFLVYNTIAISVVQRRREIGTLRALGATRLRIRALFTLESLVLGGVGTVLGLPLGVLVGRLAIGWVSSAISSLYVQVNARDVTVGPLELGLGVALGVLGSGFAALRPAVVASSVAPVEALRRDAAQGAEVRARSLPTVLGVGCLLLVYPASWLPPPLENLPVGGYLSVFLVLMGTTLLAPLVLRVLWRVYQRPGEALLGVSGRLAADNFARAPGRTAVPVSALAIGVAMSVCLSGFVGSFQASSHRWLEQSVPADLFLTSGARTAGSRNQPMAPDLAEPLAALPGVAQVDLVRVLPHDVLGLRAYVISLIPEIYEQYGRPELLEGRLPTREERLAGRVIISENLSRRRDLHVGSTFEMSTPTGARTYTVGAVVVDYTSDQGVVFLSREVYQAHFQDDRVDTFELYLSDRSKLDALRHAITERWGERHQLYVLSNADLREEATALIDDAFAISYAMEAVAVLLALLGVVNTLLAAVLDRTREIGLLRAVGAARSHIVRLFVAEAAFIGLSGGLIGALAGLWMGVLITQVIGSQATGWSFSYIFPVRLAVTMGVASTLCAILAGLYPARRAATLNVVEALAYE